The following coding sequences lie in one Oncorhynchus kisutch isolate 150728-3 linkage group LG17, Okis_V2, whole genome shotgun sequence genomic window:
- the LOC109908276 gene encoding fat storage-inducing transmembrane protein 2: protein MAAVDVIVDNFAALWSKPFNRVILAQIFFAISILGSFVNWTQLVPETYFSNRRNVVNMYFVKVSWGWSLLLLTPFILFTSYKNLTFALRRLSSLVVATAIWYTITKFFSYINNATGTCHVPESEAMDQVPHDDITSCRNAGGQWDGFAISGHSFILSYSALIIAEEMAPMVHLVKKNRNTVLDLLYVSLNWIVITWIWMFVCTSVYFHSFPEKLLGTVLGIVPWFVTYRIWYSMPFSPGLPYQPKEQR, encoded by the exons ATGGCAGCCGTGGATGTCATCGTGGACAACTTTGCTGCACTTTGGAGTAAACCTTTTAACCGTGTTATATTGGCTCAGATTTTTTTTGCTATTTCAATATTGGGATCCTTTGTAAATTGGACACAGCTCGTTCCGGAGACATATTTCAGCAACAGAAGAAATGTTGTCAATAT GTATTTTGTCAAAGTTTCCTGGGGCTGGTCCTTGCTGCTGTTGACCCCGTTCATCCTCTTCACGTCATACAAGAACTTGACCTTTGCCCTCCGGCGACTGAGCTCATTGGTGGTGGCCACAGCCATTTGGTACACCATCACCAAGTTTTTTTCCTACATCAACAATGCCACAGGTACCTGTCACGTTCCTGAATCTGAAGCCATGGATCAAGTCCCTCATGATGATATCACCTCATGCAGGAATGCTGGGGGTCAATGGGACGGCTTTGCCATCTCAGGACACTCGTTCATTCTGTCGTACTCTGCACTCATCATTGCCGAAGAAATGGCACCTATGGTGCACCTGGTGAAGAAGAACAGGAATACTGTTTTGGATTTGTTATATGTTTCCCTTAATTGGATAGTAATCACCTGGATATGGATGTTTGTGTGTACCTCGGTGTACTTTCATTCTTTCCCTGAGAAGCTTCTCGGGACAGTTTTGGGGATTGTGCCATGGTTTGTCACATATCGGATATGGTATTCAATGCCCTTCTCTCCTGGTCTCCCATATCAGCCAAAAGAGCAGAGATAA